From one Dermacentor andersoni chromosome 1, qqDerAnde1_hic_scaffold, whole genome shotgun sequence genomic stretch:
- the LOC129380743 gene encoding beta-1,3-galactosyltransferase 5-like, which translates to MSKLLIILLRRVTIAVWLSFTSLLIYFLLARRSRVDTTWSQPPPAAATAAAANLRLLASARGGAFGTLPRASCPSFLAVVVCSAPDHAPERQAIRDTWARDARPGHSAVYFLLGRYTEDAARQRALKSARERSIGSVQSDDSSVLPESSVFGDVIRADFEDTTRNQTLKSLLLLQWAHTFCPRVSFVLKADDDAYVDLPGLVGLLEAKKAAFENDTRRGNSAGFLLGKRHESRPIGRKRRRYYGSPAGSWVPVYLSGAAYVMSGAIVGPMLRKALETPALHHENVFLTGIVASKLHLRLFNSPCFACCDELADPCAYRGLLAATVAKPDTLRTAWALARGQTAGACTPLNGTDRHC; encoded by the exons ATGAGTAAGCTACTGATCATCCTGTTGCGCCGAGTCACCATCGCGGTCTGGCTgagcttcacctcactgcttattTATTTCCTGCTTGCGCGCAG GAGCCGCGTGGACACGACCTGGTCGCAGCCGCCGCCGGCGGCAGCGACAGCGGCGGCCGCTAATCTCAGGCTTCTGGCGTCTGCCAGAGGAGGCGCCTTCGGGACGCTGCCGCGCGCGTCGTGCCCGAGTTTCCTGGCCGTAGTGGTGTGCTCGGCGCCCGACCACGCTCCCGAGCGCCAAGCCATCCGCGATACGTGGGCCCGCGACGCCCGGCCGGGACACAGCGCGGTCTACTTCCTACTCGGCCGGTACACCGAGGATGCCGCCAGACAGAGGGCCCTGAAAAGCGCTCGTGAAAG GTCTATCGGCTCGGTACAGAGCGACGACTCGTCGGTTCTCCCCGAAAGCTCGGTGTTCGGAGACGTGATCCGCGCCGACTTCGAGGATACCACTAGGAACCAGACGCTCAAGTCACTGCTCCTTCTCCAGTGGGCGCACACGTTCTGTCCGCGTGTCAGCTTCGTCCTCAAGGCGGACGACGACGCTTACGTGGACCTGCCGGGCTTGGTCGGACTACTAGAGGCGAAGAAGGCCGCCTTCGAGAACGACACGCGCCGCGGCAACAGCGCTGGGTTCCTGCTCGGCAAGCGACACGAGAGCAGGCCGATCGGTCGCAAACGCCGAAG GTACTACGGAAGCCCAGCCGGCTCATGGGTGCCTGTCTACTTGTCCGGTGCTGCGTACGTGATGTCGGGGGCCATCGTGGGTCCGATGCTTCGGAAGGCGCTGGAGACGCCCGCCCTGCACCACGAGAACGTCTTCCTCACGGGAATCGTCGCGTCCAAGCTGCACCTGAGGCTGTTCAACTCGCCCTGCTTCGCCTGCTGCGACGAGCTGGCAGACCCGTGCGCTTACCGCGGGCTGCTGGCCGCCACAGTCGCCAAGCCCGACACCCTGCGCACGGCGTGGGCGCTCGCGCGTGGTCAGACGGCCGGGGCCTGCACTCCGCTCAACGGCACCGACCGCCACTGCTGA